The following DNA comes from Rhodanobacteraceae bacterium.
TCCTGCATGGCCTTGATGACGCCATTGATGTCGATATCGACGCCACGTTCCTTGAGATCGGCACCGAACTGGTAGCCGACCGCGTAGCTCATCTTGGTCTTGTCCATGGCAACAGCCGGCGCGGAGGCGCTCGGCGCTGGGTTCTGGGCCCAGGCTGACAGCGAAAACAGAGTAGCGGCAACGGCCGCCAACCTAATGGATTTCATTGATACCTCCGGTTGGAGCGGGGATCGCATCGGTCTTCTGCCCTTGAGGCGGTTGACAGATGCGTGGGTGAGGGGCGGCGCGATTCTAAGGGAAGACGGTGTTAACCGTCACCCAACGCGAATTCGAACAGACGTGGCGAGATCCGCCTGAAGTTGGCCATGCTCGCCAGTCTTGATCCTTGGAATGAGGGTGTGCCCCAAGGTTAATCCTTGAAAAACAGTGACTTGTGATGTTGGCACGGCTCTGGCAAAGCATGTTGTACCCGAGCAGGGTTTGAATTCACAGGAGAACGCAACATGGGTGTCTTTTCCCGCCTTTCAGACATCATCAACGCGAATCTGAACTCGTTGCTGGACAAGGCCGAGGATCCGGAGAAGATCGTCCGTCTCATGATTCAGGAGATGGAGGATACGCTGGTGGAGGTCCGCTCGGCTGCGGCCAAGGTGATCGCCGAGCGCAAGGAGCGCGAGCGCCAGCTGAAGTTGCTGGACGACGAACAGGCTGACTGGGAGCAGAAAGCCGAACTGGCCCTGCGCAAGGGCCGTGAGGATCTGGCCAAGGCTGCGCTGTCGCACAAGGCTGCGCTGACCGATCAGAGCCAACAGGTCACCCGTGATCTGGGTGTGCTTGGCGACAATCTGACCAAGCTGAATGACGACATCGCCAAGCTGCAGGCCAAGTTGCAGGACGCCAAGGCACGCCAGCGTACCATCGTCATCCGGGCGCAGAACGCGCACACCTCGCTCAAGGCCAGAACCCAGATTCACTCGGCCAAGATCGACGATATGCTGAATCGATTCGACTATGCCGAACGGCGCATTGACGCGGTAGAGGCACAGGCCGAATCTCTGGATCTGGGGCGCGCCAAGTCACTGAATCAGGCTTTCGTGGATCTGGAAGCCGAAGAGCGCATCAACAGCGAACTGGAAGCGCTCAAGGCCCGTGTTCAACAGCCCAAGGGGTAAGCGCAATGGCCTGGATTGAGGCTCCGCTGATTGTCTTTCTGGTCATCGTGGTGCCGGTCTGGTTGTTCCTGCACTACCGCAGCAAGCGCACCGGCGATGGCGAGCAAGAAGCGGTCAATGGCGACGGCGAAGTGGCCGAGTTGTGGCAGACGGCGCGTCGCATGGAAGAGCGCATCCGGACGCTGGAACGGATCCTGGATGCCGACACCCCCAGCTGGCGAGGTCGGATATGAGGCGCAGACACAGATTTGGCTACGAGTACGCTTCGGCGGCTCAATGGACGGGAGCAGCATGCATGAATGAGCGCTTCAGCCACGCATCACGGGTCTACAGGGACGTGGATCGCCGCTGGTTCGCTGGTGTACTGGCGGGATTCGCCAGCCATTTCGGCTGGAACCTGACCGCGCTGAGGATCGTGACCATCATCGCCTGCATGACGCCGATGGTGCCGCTGGTTTTTGTCGGCTATGTGCTGGCGGCTCTGATCCTTCCTCCGCGCTCCAGCCTGCCACCTCCGCCGCCGCCAGCGGCAGATCGGGATGCTCGCCAATGGCAGGACGCGCCGCCCCCGGGCGTCAGCGCAGGCGAGTTGAAATATCGATTGCGCGAGATGGAAGACCGACTGCGGGCCATGGAGGCCTACGTCACCAGCGCGCAGTACGAGATCGACCGCGAGTTGCGCGACAAGCGCCAGTAGTGATGTCCTGATGGTGACAACAAAGGCCCGCTGATGCGGGCCTTTTCTGTTTCCGGTGGGGAAAGCCTGAATCAACGGCAACTGCCCAGGAGAAATTCAGAAGCAATTCAGGCCTTCGGCCTAGGCTCTGGGTCTGCGCCACTGGCGGCGTCAAACCTTCGGGAGCCTCGGTCCTATGACTACGCTGCGTCACACGCTACTCGCCCTGTTTCTGGTCTGTCCCGCTGCAGCAGCATCGGCCCAGTCCTACTATCCTGAAGACGACTACGGCGATCGTTCAGGGGGCGCCGTCAGCTATGACTTCGCCCGGGTCGTCGATGTGCAGCCGGTGTATGACGAGGTGGCGGTTTCAGAGCCGCGCCGGGTGTGCTGGAACGAGCCGGTGACCTACGTTTCGGGTCCCCGTTACGCGCCCTATCGGCGCGGCGGTGAAACTCCCGAGATCGTTGGCGGCATCATCGGGGGGCTGATCGGAAACCAGTTCGGTCATGGTGATGGCCGCGCCGCCGCCACTGTTGCCGGGTTCGCGCTTGGAACGGCGGTGGCGCGGGACAACAATCGTCGCTATTACGATGGCTATGCCCCGCGCTACGAGCGCACGGTGACTGAGCGTCGCTGCGAAGAGCGCCCCGAGTACCGCAAGGAGCGGCAGTTGCTGGGCTACGATGTCACCTATGACTACAAGGGCGTCATCGGCCACAGTTTCAGCGAGCGTCAGCCGGGCACCGAGATCCGGGTGCGGGTAGCCGTCGAGCCGGCGGATGATTGAGTTCCGCCTGCCGCCGCTTGCCTGCCGAACCCAAGGCTCGCCGTTTGCGGCGAGCCTGTGAAGGCTTACTTTCGGCGTGGGTACTCCTGGGTCCAGTCGGCCACCTTGAGATCCGGCAGTTGCACGGCTTCACCGTGCTTGGAGAAGACTGCGGACAGGCGCGAGCCGGCCTGTGAGGTGGCGGACAGCTTGATCACATGCGCATTGCTCTCGTCGACGCATACGCCCATGGCCTGGAAGCGCCCAAGCAAACGTGGCGAGGCGCCCATGGCGACCTCACGCGGCTGACAGCTGATGCCGTCAGCCTGATCCGGCGGTGCGCTCGGGGCGCTCAGATCCGCCTCGCTGCGGGGAAAGGCCTTGAGCGTTTCGACCATGATGGTCACCGACTCAGGTGTCAGCATGCTCTCGTCGTAACCGTTTGCGGTTTGTCTCAGATACTTGCCATTGCGCATGTACCAGGCACCATCCGCATTGGGGTCGGGCTGCGGCAGACTGCGCACGGTGAAGGCGTACTGCTCCTCGTGGCCGACGCCGCTGGCGTACTGAATGCGCCCATCTGGCAAGCTGAGCTCGGATTCGAAATGCACGCTGGCACCCCGGGCGAGTTCCGTGATGCCTTTTTCGAAGGCCGTGTTGGCCACCGGTACCGGCACGGCGGCCGGCATGGAGTTGCCCGGCGCGGTCGCGTCGGCGGTCTCCGGCACGGGTTGCGCCGGCTTCGGGTCGTCGCCGCCACAGGCCACCAGAGTCAGTGCCAGTGCGGTCGGCAGCCATGCACGGAGATGGCGTTGTTGCATAAGGGAATCCTCGATCATGAGCGGTAGGTTGCGAGCACGGGTGTCGCAGCGATGTTCAGACCGCAGCGGGCGGCTTCCGTTCCCACGGAGAACTTGATCAGAGATCGACGGCGCCGCGAATCAGGGCACAGCAGCGACCGCCGATGGACACACGGCCATCGATGGATGCGCTGACGTGGACTTCGCCGTTGCGGCCCACGGCGCTGCCCTGACTGGCCGGATAGCGTCCGCCTACCGCCTGCAGTCGGCCCTGGGTGTTGAGCCAGTCGCCGACTGCGGCATGCGCGCTGCCCGTCACCGGATCCTCCGGCACGCCGGTGGCAGGGGCGAAGGCTCGCAATTCCAGCGGTACAGCCTGCTCGGGTTCAAACGAGAACACCGCCAGGCCCTCGGCACGGACGGCCTGGCTGATCGATGCGATCAGGTCCATGTCTGGTATCAGTGAACGAACCTGGGCACGGCTGGGCAGTTCCAGCAGAATCCAGCGGGCGCCTACGTCTGACAGAATCGGGCGTTCTCCACAGCTGGCGCCGATGCCGCCCACAGCGCGCGGCAGCGCCTCGATGTACTCGGGACTGATGGCGCTGCGACGGGCCAGTGGGGCCTGCACCGAGACCACGCGCTGCGCCCCGCTGTGCTCCACGCTGAGTGGCAGCAGGCCGGCGTTGCATTCCTGGAACAGCGGCCCCGAGTCAGTCTTGATCAATCCGGCATCCAGCAGCGCCCAGGCCGTACCGACGCTGGGATGACCGGCAAAGGGCAGTTCCGCCATCGGCGTGAATATGCGCACGCGGTAGCTGGCCGTGGCCGCGGTGGGCGCCAGCACGAAAGTGGTTTCCGACAGATTGGTCCAGCGGGCAAAGCGCTGCATGGTCGCGTCGTCGAGGCCGTTGGCATCGAGGACCACAGCCACCGGATTTCCGGCCAGCGGCGTGGCGGTAAAGACATCAATCTGTACGAAGGGTCTCAGCATGGCATCGGGCCCTCGCATACGGCCCTGCAGCAGAAAGGCCGAACAGACTGAACTTTGCCGCCGCTGAAAGCAAGACGCCCGCGCAAGGCGGGCGTCTTGGAGCTCATGGCGACCCGAAGGTCGCCTCGGGCTTTACTCAGGAGAAGCGACGGACGGCCAGACCACCGACCAGACCAAAGCCCAGCAGCAGGGCCAGCATGCTCCAGGTGCTCATCGCCGGGGCCGGAACGGCCGGGACGTAGTAAGCAATCTGCAGGTTGGCGCCAGCAGCAAAGGTGGCATCCGGGCTGACGTCCGCGTCTGCGAAGGTTTCGCACAGTTCGATGTTCAACACGCCGGCGTTGCCGGTGTTGATGTTCGACAGCGCCTGACCAGTCAGATCGATGATCGGGATGTTGTAGTTGGCCACGCCTGAGCTGTCGTCGTTCGAGAAGGCCAATTGGATCGACTGCAGCGGGTCATTGCCACGGAAGATCGCGCTGACTTCCGAACGCCAGCTGGGCGAGAAGGACTCGTACGAACCCACGCCACCGATGCCCGTGACGACGGCATTCTTGCCGAGGTTGACCGAAACGACGGTACTGCCGGCGCCCGGGGTCGCAGCGTCGCCGCAGAGTGCATCGGTGCTGATGCCGCTGAGGTCAACGATGAAGTTGGAGGTGGCTACGCCATCCGGTGCACCGGCGCGGGCATTACCGTGCACACCACGGCCCAGGGTCTGGCTCTTGGCGATGGACAGTGTCGGCGCGAGGACGGCTGTGATGGCAGCGGCGATGAGGATAGTGCGCATTTTCATTGTTCTGATTCCTTGATAACGGCGGCAAGCAAAGGGTGCGCTGGACGCATAGCGAGGCGAAGGTTACTGGGCGACTGTGGTCCTGTCAACGAAACCTGAAGCAAATCCGAACGGCCCGACGGACGGTGGCAGGCGGCGCCAATTTGACGCTGCGACATCTCCATAGCCCATCGTCTTCGCTGCAGTGCATCATAGCGCGGTCCGACCATTGCCGAGGGCCTTGCCCGTGATTCCTGCCGCCGCTGATCCGCGCTGGGTCGTCCTGAAATTCGGTGGCACCAGCGTGTCTCGGCGACATCGCTGGGAGAACATCGGTCGTCTGATGAGTGCCCGCCATCAGGAAGGCTTGCGGGTGCTGACGGTGGTCTCGGCCCTGTCCGGTGTCACCGACGCGCTCAAGGCCATGGCGGCGCAGCATGGCGATGCGGCCGCCATGGCCGCCGGGGCCGAGTCCCTGATCGAACGCCATCGCGGCTTTGCGGCCGAGCTCGGCTTGTCCCCCGAGTTTCTCAATCCACGGGTGGATGCCCTGCGGCGCCTGGTCAGCGATGTGCGCGCAGCTTCGGGCGCGTTTGCCTGGCAAGCCGAACTGCTCGGCCAGGGCGAACTCTGGTCCAGCACCATCGGCGCGCGATTTCTGGCGAGTCTGGGTCTGGATCTGCAGTGGCTGGATGCGCGCGACTA
Coding sequences within:
- the pspA gene encoding phage shock protein PspA, with amino-acid sequence MGVFSRLSDIINANLNSLLDKAEDPEKIVRLMIQEMEDTLVEVRSAAAKVIAERKERERQLKLLDDEQADWEQKAELALRKGREDLAKAALSHKAALTDQSQQVTRDLGVLGDNLTKLNDDIAKLQAKLQDAKARQRTIVIRAQNAHTSLKARTQIHSAKIDDMLNRFDYAERRIDAVEAQAESLDLGRAKSLNQAFVDLEAEERINSELEALKARVQQPKG
- the pspB gene encoding envelope stress response membrane protein PspB, which produces MAWIEAPLIVFLVIVVPVWLFLHYRSKRTGDGEQEAVNGDGEVAELWQTARRMEERIRTLERILDADTPSWRGRI
- a CDS encoding PspC domain-containing protein, producing MNERFSHASRVYRDVDRRWFAGVLAGFASHFGWNLTALRIVTIIACMTPMVPLVFVGYVLAALILPPRSSLPPPPPPAADRDARQWQDAPPPGVSAGELKYRLREMEDRLRAMEAYVTSAQYEIDRELRDKRQ
- a CDS encoding glycine zipper 2TM domain-containing protein, coding for MTTLRHTLLALFLVCPAAAASAQSYYPEDDYGDRSGGAVSYDFARVVDVQPVYDEVAVSEPRRVCWNEPVTYVSGPRYAPYRRGGETPEIVGGIIGGLIGNQFGHGDGRAAATVAGFALGTAVARDNNRRYYDGYAPRYERTVTERRCEERPEYRKERQLLGYDVTYDYKGVIGHSFSERQPGTEIRVRVAVEPADD
- a CDS encoding PhzF family phenazine biosynthesis protein, with the translated sequence MRGPDAMLRPFVQIDVFTATPLAGNPVAVVLDANGLDDATMQRFARWTNLSETTFVLAPTAATASYRVRIFTPMAELPFAGHPSVGTAWALLDAGLIKTDSGPLFQECNAGLLPLSVEHSGAQRVVSVQAPLARRSAISPEYIEALPRAVGGIGASCGERPILSDVGARWILLELPSRAQVRSLIPDMDLIASISQAVRAEGLAVFSFEPEQAVPLELRAFAPATGVPEDPVTGSAHAAVGDWLNTQGRLQAVGGRYPASQGSAVGRNGEVHVSASIDGRVSIGGRCCALIRGAVDL